A stretch of DNA from Desulfosarcina ovata subsp. ovata:
TGCGGATCCACGGCGAAAACCGCCGCCACGGCCCCCAGGGATTTGACAATGCCGTTGATCAGGGCCCTTGCCGGGGTGACCCGCCACAATCGGCAATAGATCACTTCCAAAATGCCGCCGGCCAGAAAAATAAACAAACAGACCGGGTTGAGCAACCATGCCCCCAGCATGGTCACCAGCGCCCATCCGACTGCCCACAGGATACCGTCGGTGAGCCCGAGCACACCCTTGGCCAGAGGATGACGCACCAGCACCCCGTCGAGAAAGTCCTCCCCATCGCTGTAGCCGCCATAACGGACTTTCTCTTTGTCCGTGCGGTAGTCCACGATGTCGTTGAGGGCATAGACAGCCGTATATCCGGAAAAAACCGTCAACAGCCCGAGCAAGAGGACAGATAGGGACGGGAAATGCCCCAGGCACAACAGGGCGGCCAGGGCCGGGGTGGCGATGTCGATGATGCCGTGGGGCGTACGGGAAAGGGCCAGCAGGAGTTTCAGCCGTGGATGGGTCAGGATGGCATTGATAATCATGGGCGTCTTTGCGTTCAGGCAGAGGGTTTGGGTACAAAAAGGGATAATCCCACCAATTCAAGCTTTGACATTTCAGTCAAGGATCGATGCAACTTGCCAGAATCGCGATGATTTGTCAATTTTTAGCTGAACATCTTTTTACGCCTCCCGGGAAGGGGAGTGGTGTCGTTCATCCCAAAACACGTCAGAGAAGATGCTTTTTTTGAATCGTCTCCATTTTTCCTTGTGCGGTTCTGGAAAAGATGAACGGAACAAGGATCCCAATCAGTCACGGCGGGTTCTCAGTTCAATAAACCGCTTGTGTTCCCGGATGACCCGCCAATGGTTTGAGCGCCGGACCTTACCCAGGCTTTGACTGCGGTCCTGGTGTCCGTCTTCCAGGTAAAACACGCCCTCGTGCTTGATGATGCGATGAATATCGGCCAAAAAACCGACCGGATCATCCACCTGGTGGAACATATCCAAGGCATAGACCACATCGGCACACTGCTTTGCGATGGTTGCCGGTTGATCGTCCAGCAATACCGGCACCACATTGGTCAAACGGTGCTTTTCAATTTTTCGCTTCACCAGGTCGATGGCCATGGGGTGGACGTCCGCGGCAAAAACCTTGCCGTCTGGCCCCACCATCTGGGCGGCCTTGCGGAGATACCGGCCGGGTCCGCAACCATAGTCCACCACGACCATTTCCTTTTTCAAATCGAATGCATCCAGGTGCCGGTCGGGCTTGGCAAACAGGTCCATGAGCCTGAAGGTCCAGACCATGAGGCGATAGCCGCTTTCCGATTGGGGGTTGCACAGTTTTGGCATTGACTCACCCTCCGTTATGTTTAGCTCCTATACTTTATCCACAAAAAAAATTAACGCCGCCGATCCGCCATGTTTTCAAGTTCACGCAAAAATTTTTCGACAGCCGTGAATTCTTCACCGCTCAATTTTCTCACATAGGCATAAAGGTCGCTGTCCATCTCCTCATGGTATTGCTCATGGGCGTAATAGGCCACCTTGCCCTTGTTGGTCAGGACCGGCACCTTTTTCAAACTGTTTCCGGGTTCCTCGGCCTTTCGCACAAGTCCTTTTTTTTCCAGCTTGGCAACGATCTGGGAGATCGCACCCCGGGTGACGCCGGCCATCCGGGCCAACTCGGCGCCATGGACTCCCGGGTTATCGCCGATCAGCATAACCATGTGGATCTCGGACGGGTGCAGCAGTTTGTCAATGCCAAAGCGACGCGGTTGTTTTTCGTTGCGGGCGAATTTGTTGAAAACCCGAAGGAGGAGCTCGGCCAATGTTTGGGCTCGTGGATCCATTTCACATATGTATAGTTACTATACAAACATGTCAAGACTCTTTGCACGGACGAATTGCTTTACCTTGCCATCTCCTCTTTACCTTGCCATTTCCTTTAAAATGATGGAGAAAAAACCATAGTGCCCCCAAACCACCTCCAATTAAGGAAACCCATCATGCCAATCGTCAATTATCAGCAATACTGCCAGATGCTGGATCACGCAAAAAAGAACAAATTTGCCTACCCGGCCATCAACACCACCTCAAGCGAAACCATCAACGCCGCCCTTTTGGCATTCAAGGAAGCCAACTCCGACGGCATCATCCAGGTGTCCACGGGAGGCGGCAGTTTTGCCTCGGGGCTCGGGGTCAACGAGTCCTACAAGGGGGCCATCGCCCTGGCCGAATTTGCCCGCAGCATGGCGGTCTACTACGATGTGAACATCGCCCTGCATACCGACCATTGTCATCCGCAGTATGTGGATACCTTTCTGATGCCGCTGATTGAAGAAACCCAAAAACGCCGTGCCAACGGACAACCCAACCTGTTCTGCTCCCACATGTATGACGGTTCCGCCCTGCCCATGGCGGAAAACATCGCCGCTTCCAAAAAAATCATGGAAGACTGCGTGGCCAACGAATTGATTCTGGAAATTGAAACCGGGGTTGTCGGTGGCGAGGAAGACGGCCACGACACCTCCGGCGCACCCAAAGAGAAACTCTATACTACCCCTGAGGATATGGTGCTTGCAGCCAGGGAACTCGGCGCCATGGGTCGTTTTCTCCTGGCGGCCACCTTTGGCAATGTCCACGGCGTGTACAAGCCAGGGAATGTTGTGCTCAAGCCGTCAATCCTGAAAGACGGTCAGGACGCGGTGGTCAGGGAATTAGGTCGGGACAGTTACCTTAATCTGGTTTTCCATGGTGGTTCCGGTTCCGAGCTTAAAGACATCCACGAAGCGCTTGACTATGGTGTCGTTAAAATGAATGTCGACACCGACACCCAATACGCGTATACCCGTCCCGTCGTTGACCACATGCTGAAAAATTATGATGGTGTGTTGAAAATTGAAGGTGAGGTGGGCAACAAGAAGGTTTACGACCCGCGTTCCTGGGGCAAGAAAGCCGAGAGAAACATGGCCGATCGTATCATGCAGGCCTGCCAGGATCTGCGGTCCACCGGAACATCGCTTGGTAAAAATATATAGGGGAGGGCTATCGTTTACTCTCCCTTTGCCATTTTTTTCCATCGGCGTGCCATTTGAAAATGTCTGGATTAGGAATGAAGATGCATCAAGAAGCTTCCCATGGCCACCCATCATCACGATCAGCAACCCCTTGACTTTCTCAAAATATGCTTTTATTGGTATGCATTATGGCACATGCGGCATAAGGATCGGGAATTTTATTAATTAAACGAAATTGCTTGTTCTTGCGCCCGTCTTCCGCGTTGCATCAACGGCCACATACTCCCGGTATGCAACCCTTGATGCGCCTTGAAGACGAACACAAGCCCGGCGCAATTACGTTCAATTCATTTCATCCCCGATCCTAAGGCAATGTTCTTCCCGATTGTTGGTTTTACGACAATGCTCATAAAGACAACTGATTCAACCCTAATCATCTTCAATAAAGAAAGGAGCACGGCTATGAATGAAGCAGTTAAAGTCTCGCCTAAGGAATTCGAAAAACAACCGGACGGTTCCTGGCTTTGTGTTAAAAACTCAGACATTAAAAGTAATTACGGGGTTTACCGCATTGCTCCGGGAACGACTTTCGAAAAAGGCAAACCGCTTTGGGGAATTGATGTTGCGGAATTGCTTGAACAGGCTAACCCAAACTGAAGCATATGACGATAAGATAGGTGTCAGTGCCTCCGAAATATTTAAGTTTCTTATTACGCGTTGATTCTTGTTGATGCCTTTTAACCGTTACAGACCGGAGAACCACTGTGCCAGTTGTTCACACAATCGGTGTTCCACGTGGAGGGGCCGGCCATCCAGTGACAACGCCGGAACCGGCCCCATGAGGGCGTTGGTAAGCAGAACCGTGTCGGCATCCGCCAGCGATTGCGGTGTGATGGCCTGATCGGCAAGGGAAAACCCATTTTCGGCAAACCACCTGCAGACCGCCGCCTGCATCACCCCGGGAAGGGCATGCGGCGAACGGGGACGCAGAACCGTTTTGCCGGACACCACCAGGATACTGGCCGTGTTCGTCTCGGAAAGGCTGCCGTCAGGGTTGAGAACCACTGCTTCGTCGGCGCCTTTTTCGCGGGCCCAGGCCCCGGCCAGATAATAGAAAAGATAGTTCAGCGTTTTGTGGTCTGCCAGGTGCGTCAGGCGCGGGGCAGGGTAGGTGATCAGGTTCAAACCGACGCGGCCCAGGGCCGTCAGGCGATGCACGTAAGGCCTGGCCGTCACCAGCAGGGTACCATTGAATCGCGATGCCGCGGTGTCACCGCGAGTAGCTAGGAGTTTCACGGCGGCAGCGCCCTTTTCCAGACTATTTTTGGTGACGACCTGGGTGATAATATCCTCCCAGGTCAAATCCGGCGGCAGGCTGCCAAAAAGCGCCGTCCACGATCGGTTGAATCGCTCCAGATGGGCCGCCAGACGACAGGCAGCGCCCTTTTCCACCCGAATGGTTTCAAAAAAGCCGAATCCGTACTGCAGGCCCAGGTCGGTAGCCGGCACCATCGCTTCCGCCTGGCTGATAATCCGGCCGTCCATCCATGCCCAGGGGCCACCATCCTTTTCAACGACCGCAGCTTTATCCGCCCCCCGAAACACCTGCATCAGGGTTTCGCCCTTGTGCAGGGTTTCGACAAACTCATCGGCCGGGTCCGAGTCGAAAACGATGCCGCCCCCGACAGAAAATAAAATCCGCTTATCGGCCACCGTGGCCGTGCGGATGGCGATGGAGAGATCCATGGTGTCGTGGAAGCTGATGTAACCGATGCTGCCGGTGTACACATGGCGCCGTCGCGATTCCAGCTCATCGATGATCTCCATGCAGCGGATCTTGGGGCAACCGGTGATGGAGCCGCCGGGAAACGTGGCCCGGATCAGATCGACGGCGCCCCTCCCCTCGGCCAGGGTTCCCTCCACCACCGAAACCAGATGGTAGACGTTCCGGTAGGCCTCCATCCGTTTGTGCTGGCTCACGACCACCGACCCGCCGCTGCAGACCCGCCCGATGTCGTTGCGCATGAGATCCACGATCATGGAGAGCTCGGCATCATCCTTGGGACTTTCTGAAAGTGCCACCTGCATCTGCCGGTCCGCCTCGGGTGTCTGACCCCGGGGGCGGGTGCCTTTAATCGGCCGGGTTTCCACCCGCCGGCCGCACTGCTGCAGGAAGCGTTCGGGCGAGGTGGAGACGATCTGGTGATCACCTGCGTTGACATAAGCGAAAAACGGTGCGGGGTTCATCTGGTAAAGGGTGCTGAACAGGCTGTAGGTGTCGCCGGCAAAGCCCATTTCAAAACGCTGGGAAAGGTTGACCTGATACACGTCGCCGGCAGCGATATAGTCGCGGATCTGTTCGACGGCCGCCTCGTAGGCCTCACGCGAGAAATTGGAGGTAAAGGCTTTTCCGGTTCCTGAAAACCCGCCGGGAACCGGGGCCGGCCCGCCGATGTCATCCAGAAAATCCTCAATCCGCCCTTCCGCCGCATCGATCCCGAGATCCTGACGGATTGGCGCATACAGCATGGTGCGGCCGTCAACCTTGTCATGCACCACGATCAGGGCGGGGGCGTAAAGGAGCAGGTGCGGCAGGCCGAGATCATCGACGGCCGTACGGGGAAGGTGTTCCAGGCTGTCCTTCAGGTCATAGGCCAGATAGCCGAAAAGACCGGCACGAATCGGATCGGTGGTCTCCCCGATCTCAAGGTGGCAGCGCTTCAGGACGACATCCAGAAGGTCCAGGGGCTCCCGGGAATCGTCCCGGGCGGTTCCATCGATGGTGATCGTCGATCCACCCGTCCGTCCGCTCAGTTCGAGCCAGGGCCGTATGGCCAGAAGGTGATAACGGGCGCTGTCCAGCGGTCCCCCGGAAAGCAGCACCACACAGCCCGGTTCATGGGCAAAACGGGCGGCCAGGGCATGGAAGGGTTCTTCCAGATCGAGCGGGCGGGTGCAGACGCCTGTGATTTCGGGCAGCCAAAGATCGGTCGAAGCCATCAGCAGCGCCCCTCCATACCGATTGCCGGACCCGTCTCAAGGGGCTGATACGCAAAAGGGTTAACTTGCCGGGGGCCGTCGACCAGGGCGGCTTTCAGCGGTCCCCGTCGCAGGAAGTTTTCGATCACGCCAAATCCGTGCTCGGTAAGAAAGCTCTCCGGATGAAACTGCACACCATGCAGGGGACAAAACCGGTGGGAAAGCCCCATGATCGTTCCATCGCCGGTTCGGCCGGTGACGACCAACGCATCTTTCAACGCCGCGGCCGACGGCTCGACGGCCAGCGAGTGATAGCGGGCCACGCGAAAAGGGGAGGGGATGCCGCAAAAAAGTCCTTCCTGATGGTGAATCACCCGGCTGGTCTTGCCGTGCATCGGTGCGGGTGCGCGCACGGTCCGCCCGCCGAACACCTCGTTGATACACTGCATGCCCAGGCAGACCCCAAAAATGGGAATCGTTTGATAAAACCGCTCGATCAACCGCTTGGAAATGCCGGCATGGGCCGGGTCTTTCGGTCCCGGGCTGACCAGCAGGTAGTCCGGCCGCATGGCCGCCACCTGCTGCAGGGTCACCTGGTCGCTGCGCACCACATCGATGGAAAGGTCGTAGCGCATAAACATCTGCACCAGGTTGTAGGTAAACGAATCGTAGTTGTCGATGGCCAGCAGCGTCGTCACGTTTTCCTCCCTTAAAAATAGAACAGCCACCCAGTTCGAGTCTGGGTGGCTGATGCCTGTTGCATAACTCAATTCTTGACGCATCCGGACCAAGCCACGGATGCCGTCATCAATTTTTTGTTTATTCAGTAGCCAATCGGAACCCACCGGTCAAGCAAAAACCGGTGGTCTTCTTCAATCCACGGGAAGCAGAACCGTAAATGTACTCCCTTTTTCGGGCGCGCTCTCAACACTGATGCGCCCCTTCAATGACTCCACCAGCCCCTTGACGATGGGCAGTCCCAGTCCCGTGCCGGTGATAAAACGGGTCTTGTCGGTTTTCACCCGGAAAAAACGATCGAAGATCTTGTCCAGGTAACGCTCCTCGATGCCAAACCCGTTATCGATCACTCGGATGCGCAGGTTGATTCCGGTCATGTCCAGACGGACCACGATCTCACCACCGTTTTGGGTGTAGTTGATCGCGTTGGCGATCAGGTTGCCGAAAACACTCTCCAGGGCCAACGGATCGGCCTTGATGGTGGGCAGGGGCTGATCCGGATGTTCCAGCGTCAGGGATTGGCTTTTGGTTCTGGCCCGCGTGCCAAGGAAATCGACAATATTGCCGAGCAACTCTTCCAATTGGACCGGCTTGAGTTCCTGGCAAGTGATCCCCGATTCGATTCTCGAAAGATCCAGCAAGTCGCCGATGGTGGAAATCAGGCCCTGGGTCTTCTCCTTGGCCCGGGAGAGCAGATGCTCATCCGATTCGCTGAGCTGCCCCATCAGGTCGTTGAGCACCAGGGCCAGCTGTTCGTGAATGGTGGACAGCGGGCTGCGCAGTTCATGGGAAACCTTGGCCACAAATTCGGATTTGAGACGGTCCAGGACCTTCATGTTGGTAATGTCGACGATGGTAACCACCGCCCCCAGGCACTCCTTGCGTTCTCCGAGCACGGGTCGGCCGCGGGCCATAAAAAATCGTTCTTCACCAGCGGAAAATTCATAGGTCGGGATATCATCGAAATCGACGTGCCGGCCGCTGGATATCTCCACAATCAACCGGCACAGGCCCTCTTCCTCAATGTAGGCGGAAATCGGTTGGCCGGTGGCCGTATCCGCGGGCAGTTCCAGAACCCGCACAAACGCCGGGTTCATCAGAACCACGGTTCCATCGGCATTGGTTACCACAATGCCGTTGGGCAATGAATCGATAATCGTGTGAATCCGGGTTCTTTCCGTACCCAGGTCGGCCAGTGTGCGCCGCCGCGCCTTTTCCAGTTTTGCCGCCTCTTTTTTGAGCGACAGTTTTTCCCAGGCCCGGTTCACCACGATGCGCAGTTGATCCGGCTCAAAGGGTTTGGGAATAAAATCGTAGGCACCCTGCTTCATGGCCTCGATGGCCGTTTCAATGGTGGCAAATCCGGTAATGATAATCACAAGAATCTCAGGGTTCATGGTATGGATTCGTTTGAGCACCTCTATCCCGTCGATTCCGGGCATTTTAAGATCCAGAAGCACAATCGACGCATCGCTGCGTCCCAGAGTGGCCAGGCCCGCTTCACCATTTTCAGCGGTCAGGGTCTGGCATCCCATCCGGTCGAGGATCCGCTTCGATCCGTCCCGGATGCCTTTTTCATCATCGATCACCAGAACGGTTACGGGATCAGGCGTGCTCTGCATCTTCAACTCCTTTTTCGGTTTCGTGGGTGACGGGAAGTTCGATGGTGAAGGTACTGCCGCGGCCTAAAACGCTTCGCGCCGAGATGGTGCCGCCATGGTTTTCGACAATGCCGTAAACAACACTTAACCCCAGTCCCGTTCCCTGGCCTTCCTCCTTGGTAGTAAAAAAAGGCTCAAAGATGTGCGCCAGGTTTTTCGATGAAATACCCGGTCCCGTATCGGCGACATCGATAATCACGCGATCTTTGGCGGCAGACTCCCGGGTGGTAATCGTAATGGTCCCCTGTCCGTCCATGGCCTGGGCGGCATTGATAATGATATTCATGAACACATGGCCCAATTGCTGTGAGTCCGCCACGACCAGCGGAACAAACGGCGCCATATTCTTCTTCACCCGGATATTGTGGAACAGGGTCTGATTTTCGATAAGAAAAAGGGTTTGTTCGATGGCCTTGTTGATGTTCAGTGGTTTCATGAACTGGCGGGTTTGGCGGGCGAATTCGAGCAGTTCCTTGACGGTGTCCCGGCAACGTTGGGCATCGTTTAAAATGCGATACAGATCCTCCCGGGCGTTGTCTTCGAGATCGTAATCTTCGAGCATCAGCTTGGTGTAAAGGGTGATGCCGCCCAGTGGATTGTTCAGCTGGTGGGCCACTCCGGCGGAAAGCTTTCCCAGGGAAGCCATCTTCTCGGACTGGATCAGTTGAAGCTGGGTTTTTTCCAGTTTCTGCTGAATGTGAATCCGTTCGCGAAGATCGTGGAAAAAACCGATCGAGCCGACCTCCTTGCCATTTTCATCGTAAATGATGGATGCATAGAGACTGATGGGGAATTTGTCCCCATTTTTATCCACTGCATTGGTGCTGTATTTTTTCACCTTGCCTCTGCCGCCGTACTCCTCTCCCCGCAGATAGCGCATAATCCGTTTGGCCTCCGCGGGACCGCCTTCGTAAACATCCCTGATATTCAGGCTCTCCAGCGCTTCTTCGACCGTTAATCCGGTCATCTCGGCGGCCGCGTCGTTAAAAATGATCATCTTCCCGGTCATGTCGGCAGCAACCACGGCATCACAGGCGCTCTGGAGCAGGTTGTGTAAAAAATTGTTGGCCCGGCGCAGATCGGACTCGAGCCCTTCCAGGGCCGGAAGCTCGAAATTGAAAATCGTTATGGTGTCCTGCCCCTCAGGGTCGGAAACGGGGTAGGCATACAGGCAGGCCCTTTTGGATTTGTTCAAAATACTTGACGAGGTTTCCCGCAGGGAAGGCGAATGGGTATCCATCACCTTTTTGGCCGGGCAATTGTCGCAAGGTTCGGAACGCTGATAAAAAACCTGATGGCAGCATTTTCCGGTCAGCCGATCCCCATCGGCCAGAACATCCGTGCCGGCATAGGCAAGAATACGAAAATCTTTAGAGATGACAACTATTTTGCGATTGAACGCATCCAGCGCTTTTAGCAGGATTGTGTTTTCGTCTTCCGGTCGCATCAGCCAGACCTCCGGGGGTTGAGGTTCCGTGAATGCTTGGGCGTCGTGTGATTATGCGTGATTACAAGTGATTAAAAGATAGATTCGCTGTAATGTCAACAGCTATACACCAAGGAGAATGAAACCGGTTGTAAAAACTAAGGGGCCGCCAGAGGATGCGTGCCCTTGAAATCGCATGACGGTCAAGGCTGCGTGTGAAACGACTGCAGGTATGCGTCCCATTCCATGGGCAGCAGCTGTTTTTTCTTGTTGTTGCAGGCCTTACAGGCGGGAACCACATTGCCTTTGGTGGTTTTACCGCCCCTGGCGATCGGAACGATGTGATCCATGGTCAGCTCACCGGCCGGTGTCGGTCTACCGCAATAATGGCAACGGCCTTTGGCGCAACGCCGTTTCCACCACTGGGATTGTCTGAGTTCGCGGGCTTTCTGGCGCTCGCGTTTAAGATCCCGTTCGTCCAGGTCATACGCATAGGGGTTCATGGCTAATCTCCGATCGTATCGGGACGTTCATTTTTTACCGCCGGACTCAGACTGAGTCCCAGATCTTCCAGCCAGCCGTCGATCTCGGTCTTGAGCATTGTGTAAAACGCGTCCGATCCGCCGAGCCCGGTCCTGCCGAAAAAGTAATTGATTTCCAGAAACAGCGGCCTGGTTTGGCTTTGGGTGTTTTCAAAAATAAGATCGAACCCGGCCAGGTTGATCTTTGACCGCCGGCAAAAGTCCCGGGCCAGATCCAGGCCTGCCTGGCGCAGCAACGGGTCCGAATCGTGATCGATCCGCGCACCATGGGCCACACTGGTACCGAAAACCAGGAGGTTCTCCTGTATCCGCCAATAGGCCGTCAGGCGCTTTCCGGTCACCGCGACCCGCAAGGTCCGATGGGTTCCCGGAACGAACCGTTGCAGAATAAATCCGCGCTGGCCGGAACGCTCATAGGCGGCCGCCGTTGAGAGGGCGGCTTCAAGGTCGGCTGCGCTGCGGATCAGAACAACCGTTTCGCCTTCACCGCCCCAGTCCAGCTTGAAAACCAGCGGCAGCCCATCCTTGGGCATTCGTCCGGCCCTTTGTGCATAGTCGGACAGGTCATCGAACGGCCAGGTTTCCGGATGGGGAACGGCCAATGCCCGAAAAAGCCTGGCCTGACCGGTTTTTCCCGGATAGTTGAACCGCATGTCATAATCGGGAAAAACATGCCGGCAATGCTGCCGGCTCAGGCGGTACAGCGATTCGCGGCATCCCTGGGGCAAAATCACCGCCTCGGCGGTGCGGATCACCGCAAGATCCTTTTCATCCGGCTCTCGGCCGGCACAAATAATATTGGCATCCGCTTCATAGCAGGGATGAAAGGAAAGAATCATCAGTACCCGAACTTACGCAGCGCCTTGGTATCCTTGGTCCAGTTTTTCTGGACGCGCACAAACAGTTTGAGAAATACCTTGGTCGCCAAAAGGTTTTCAATCTCCTGCCGGGCCGCCTCGCCGATCTGTTTGAGCTTGGCGCCGTTTTTGCCGATGACGATGCCTTTCTGGGAATCGCGCTCCACATGGATGGTGGCATGGATGCGGGCCAGGGCCCCGTTTTTCTCCTCTTTGAAGAGATCGACGGTTACCGCCACCGCGTAGGGAATCTCCTGCCCGGTGAGACGGATGGCTTTTTCGCGGATCATCTCTGCGGCAATGAACCGCATGGGCAGGTCGGTGAGGCTTTCCGGTGGAAAAAACGGTGGGCCCGGAGGCAGGGCCGCCTCCATGGCATCCAGCAGGCGATCGACCTGCTCGCCCCGTTTCGCACTGATCGGGACCACGGCCGAAAAATCAAAGGCCGCCGACCAGTGCTCGATCTGGGAGAGGAGGGCCGGCCGTTGAACCTGGTCAATTTTATTGAGCGCCAGCACCACCGGACGCTGATGCTGATCGAGTTTTTCCAGGAGCAGCTGTTCAGACGCCTTGTCCGGGTTGATGGCATCCACCACCAGCAAGATCAGGTCGACTTCCGCAAGGGTGGACAGGGCGGCATCGACGATGCGGGTGTTGAGCGGGTTGCGGGCCCGATGGATCCCCGGGGTATCCAGAAAAACCATCTGGGACGACTGGCGGTGCACCACACCCAAAATCCGATTTCGGGTGGTCTGGGGCTTTTTCGACGTAATCGACAGCTTCTGCCCCAGCATGCGGTTAAGCAGGGTGGATTTGCCGGCATTGGGGGCACCGAGGATGGCGACATAACCGGATCGGAAAGCGCCGGTCGCATCAGGATTGATCTCGTTATTCATCGCCAGTGACCCTTTCGATGGCCGACCAGACCTGTGGCAATCCCTGCCGCGTTTTGGCGGAAAAGAGGGTTAATGCGGTTTCATCCACGTTCAGGGCTCCCGCAATGGCCCGGCGCTGCTTTTTCTGGGCCGATTTCGACAATTTATCCGCCTTGGTCAGCACCAGGATGGCCGCCCGCCCGTAGAGCGACAGCCAATCGATGAAATTCTGTTCCTCGATACCGGGAATCCGCCGGATATCCAGAATCAACACCACGGCCCTGAGGGTTTCGCGCCCCTTCAAATAGGTTTCGATCATCGGTCCCCAGTGACGGCGCACCGACTCGGGAACCCGGGCATACCCGTAGCCGGGCAGATCCACCAGGGACAGGTTCTGGTTGACGGTGAAAAAATTGATCAGCTGGGTGCGGCCGGGCGTGGAACTGGTTTTCACCAGTCGTTTGCGGTTGACCAGGGTGTTGATCAGCGAAGATTTGCCCACGTTGGAGCGACCGGCAAACGCCACCTCGGGCAGCAGCGCCTCGGGGTACTGAGTGGGTTTGACGGCACTGGTGACAAATTCTGCCGATTTGACAAGCATGGGCGTTATCGTTCCGTTTACGACCGGGTCTTCAGATAGGCCTCCAGGCGGTTTAAGCCCTCGGCGATATTTTCCATGGAATTGGCGTAGGAAAACCGCAGGTACCCTTCCCCGTTTGCGCCAAAATCGATCCCCGGCGTCACGCCCACGCAGGCCTTCTCCAGAATCTCGAAGGCCAGGGCGTAAGAGTCGTTGGAGAGGTGTTTGGCATTGGCAAAGACGTAGAAGGCACCGGTGGGTTCGACGGTGATCCCCAACCCCATCTCTTTCAGGCGCCGGATCATGAATATCCGGCGTTCGTTGTAAATGCGTTTCATGCGGGCCACATCCTCGCCGGCCGATTTCAAGGCGGCGATCCCGGCCTTCTGGATCATGGCGTTGGCCGAAATAAAAAAGTTCTGCTGCACCTTCTGAATCGGACGCATGAATTCCTTGGGCGCGATCAAATACCCCAGGCGCAACCCGGTCATGGCAAACAGTTTGGAAAACCCGTTGAGCACAAACGCCCGGTCGGTGAACTCGAGGATGGAGTGCTCTTTTCCTTCGTAGACCAGCCCCTGGTAAATCTCATCGGAGACGATCCAGGGGGACATCCCGGCTATGGCCTGCATACGCGATTCGGACAGCAGGTTACCCGTGGGATTGGAGGGGGAGTTGATGAAAATTGCGCGGGTGCGGTCACCGAGCTTATTTTCGATGGCCTCGGGGCGGTACTGAAACCCATCCTCCTCGAAAACCGGTACCGTTACCGGCACCCCGCCGACGAACTTGATGAAATTGGGGTAGCAGGCGTAATGCGGGTCGGAAAGAATCACCTCGTCACCGGCCTCGAGCAGGGCGGCGAAGATCATGAAAATGGCCGGAGAGGTGCCCGAGGTCACCACCACCTGATCCGGCTGGACGGAAACGCCGTAAGTGGTGTGATAATACTCGCAGATCGCTTCCCGTAGTTCCGGAAGCCCCAGGCTGTGGGTATAATGGGTGAATCCGTTC
This window harbors:
- a CDS encoding pyridoxal phosphate-dependent aminotransferase, whose translation is MASKRTEEMTSFIVMDVLERACELECEGKDIVHLEVGEPDFDTPECVKAAACDALANGFTHYTHSLGLPELREAICEYYHTTYGVSVQPDQVVVTSGTSPAIFMIFAALLEAGDEVILSDPHYACYPNFIKFVGGVPVTVPVFEEDGFQYRPEAIENKLGDRTRAIFINSPSNPTGNLLSESRMQAIAGMSPWIVSDEIYQGLVYEGKEHSILEFTDRAFVLNGFSKLFAMTGLRLGYLIAPKEFMRPIQKVQQNFFISANAMIQKAGIAALKSAGEDVARMKRIYNERRIFMIRRLKEMGLGITVEPTGAFYVFANAKHLSNDSYALAFEILEKACVGVTPGIDFGANGEGYLRFSYANSMENIAEGLNRLEAYLKTRS